The following proteins come from a genomic window of Nostoc sp. ATCC 53789:
- a CDS encoding phosphatidate cytidylyltransferase: MPWSRIISGIVAIALALSVTLLGGWYFTIMFAVVIFLGQQEYFNLVRARGIAPAAKTTMLVSLVLLVICTIDGSLADAVMPLAGTLICFYLLFQPKFATIADVSASIMGLFYVGYLPSYWVRLRAIDSAVFSNLPLGGYWPTTWADFWEKASSASLPQGFTATMLTFLCIWAADIGAYTIGKFFGKTRLSEISPKKTVEGAVFGITSSVAVAIAGAYYLHLPRSLLTGLALGLLIGIASLLGDLTESMLKRDAGVKDSGQLIPGHGGILDRTDSYIFTAPLVYYFVTLLLPLL; encoded by the coding sequence ATGCCTTGGTCTCGGATTATTAGTGGAATTGTTGCGATCGCTCTTGCTCTTTCTGTTACCCTTTTGGGTGGCTGGTACTTTACCATCATGTTTGCGGTTGTTATCTTTTTGGGTCAACAGGAATATTTTAATTTGGTGCGAGCCAGAGGCATCGCTCCCGCCGCGAAAACCACTATGCTTGTCAGCCTAGTTTTGCTAGTAATTTGTACCATTGATGGCAGTTTAGCTGACGCTGTGATGCCCTTAGCTGGCACACTTATCTGTTTTTACCTGTTATTTCAGCCCAAATTTGCCACGATCGCTGATGTTTCTGCTTCTATAATGGGGCTATTTTACGTAGGTTATTTGCCGAGTTACTGGGTGCGATTACGAGCAATTGATAGTGCCGTTTTTAGCAATCTACCTTTAGGGGGTTACTGGCCTACAACCTGGGCAGACTTCTGGGAAAAAGCAAGTTCTGCTTCTTTACCACAAGGTTTTACAGCAACAATGCTGACTTTTTTGTGTATTTGGGCAGCCGATATTGGTGCTTACACCATTGGCAAATTCTTTGGGAAAACCCGTCTGTCTGAGATTAGCCCGAAGAAAACTGTAGAAGGTGCTGTATTTGGCATTACTTCAAGTGTTGCTGTAGCCATAGCAGGAGCCTATTATCTCCACTTGCCCAGATCCTTGTTGACTGGTTTAGCATTGGGTTTGTTGATTGGCATTGCTAGTCTTTTAGGGGATCTTACCGAGTCTATGCTCAAGCGTGATGCTGGAGTCAAAGATTCTGGACAATTAATTCCCGGTCACGGTGGTATTTTAGACCGTACTGATAGTTATATTTTCACAGCACCTTTGGTTTATTATTTTGTAACACTACTGTTGCCGCTACTATAA
- a CDS encoding DUF2993 domain-containing protein: protein MPEQNSQTTNANKIRIITQVLTKALKLWLRAQVSQISELEVEIKASDRQLLSGRIPLVSIFATHAVYQGLLITQIQLTAENIQINIGSVLKGKPLRLLETVSVVGDLIVDENDLNTSLSSDLLSTALSDLLVKVLPTNFPKSQPINWQEIILDNNQIILRGLKVTNTETMPLEICLGGLQLLSGHELQLTQIKIKPHEGDILDDNHEYNLDLGSDVDIQELTLIPGKLVCRGQINVNP from the coding sequence ATGCCAGAGCAAAATTCTCAAACGACAAATGCAAATAAAATCCGCATAATTACGCAGGTACTCACAAAAGCCCTAAAGCTCTGGTTGAGAGCGCAAGTGAGCCAAATATCAGAATTAGAAGTGGAGATTAAAGCAAGCGATCGCCAACTTCTCTCTGGGCGTATCCCCTTAGTATCTATTTTTGCTACTCATGCAGTTTATCAAGGTCTCCTAATTACACAAATTCAATTAACGGCAGAAAATATTCAGATAAACATTGGTTCCGTACTTAAGGGAAAGCCATTACGACTGTTAGAAACAGTATCAGTGGTTGGCGATTTGATCGTAGACGAGAATGATTTGAATACTTCTCTCTCATCTGACTTATTATCAACTGCTTTGAGCGATTTGCTGGTTAAAGTTTTACCAACAAATTTCCCCAAGTCACAACCAATAAACTGGCAAGAAATTATCCTTGATAACAATCAAATTATACTGCGAGGCTTGAAAGTAACCAATACAGAAACAATGCCTCTAGAGATTTGTCTGGGCGGCTTACAGTTACTTAGTGGGCATGAGTTGCAACTGACACAAATAAAAATTAAACCCCACGAGGGAGATATATTAGACGACAATCATGAGTACAATCTGGATCTTGGCTCAGATGTCGATATCCAAGAACTAACGTTGATCCCAGGCAAACTAGTGTGTCGAGGGCAGATTAACGTTAATCCTTAG
- a CDS encoding pseudouridine synthase produces MEERLQKILAQWGIASRREAEEMIRHSRVQINGELAHLGQKVDPQKDAIAIDGKTVSEKQRPALIYLLLHKPAGVVSTCYDPHRRTTVLDLLPKKLREGSGIHPVGRLDADSTGALILTNDGNLTFGLTHPRHSISKTYHVLVKGHPPEAVLQMWREGVVLEGRKTRAAKVHLIEHRAEQSFLEIVLQEGRNRQIRRIAQQLGYPVIKLHRTAIGPIKLQTPKEPLLSEGQYRSLNDREIRFLQDQITQPIKDSVELRSVSRHEMAKKEE; encoded by the coding sequence ATGGAGGAACGGTTACAAAAAATTCTTGCTCAATGGGGCATCGCCTCACGTCGTGAAGCTGAAGAAATGATTAGGCACTCACGGGTGCAAATCAATGGGGAATTGGCACATTTGGGTCAAAAGGTTGATCCCCAAAAAGATGCGATCGCAATTGATGGTAAAACTGTATCCGAAAAGCAGCGTCCGGCTTTAATATATCTATTGCTACATAAACCTGCGGGAGTAGTTTCGACTTGCTACGACCCTCACCGAAGAACAACAGTCCTGGATTTACTACCGAAAAAATTACGGGAGGGTTCAGGTATTCACCCAGTTGGGCGTTTAGATGCAGACTCAACGGGAGCATTAATCCTCACAAATGACGGAAATCTGACATTTGGACTAACCCATCCCCGCCACAGCATTTCCAAGACATATCATGTTTTGGTCAAAGGACATCCCCCAGAAGCAGTACTGCAAATGTGGCGTGAGGGTGTGGTGTTAGAGGGTAGAAAAACCAGAGCTGCTAAGGTACACCTAATAGAACATCGTGCCGAACAAAGCTTTTTAGAAATAGTGTTGCAGGAGGGAAGAAATCGCCAAATCCGCCGGATAGCTCAACAGTTAGGATACCCAGTAATCAAGCTGCATCGAACTGCTATCGGCCCAATTAAATTACAAACTCCAAAAGAACCCTTATTGTCAGAGGGTCAATATCGTTCCCTCAACGATCGTGAAATTCGCTTTTTGCAAGATCAGATAACGCAACCTATTAAAGATTCAGTGGAGTTAAGGAGTGTCAGTAGGCATGAAATGGCTAAGAAAGAAGAATAA
- a CDS encoding RodZ domain-containing protein, with product MKWLRKKNNHQPSLSIEQQRTEKLAELGAQLLALRQEKGLSLEQVVVLTRIPQRLLQAIEEGNINDLPEPVYIQGLIRQFADALGLNGVEFSGTFPISSAQLNPQGMGNTSPINQLRPIHLYFLYVLLIVCSVNGLSQLLNNAVLQASNSQNQIYPKQKSIVNPEPTQPKDSLKVQPVSNPLDGGQEGQVVQIGVTLKASSWIRVIADGKTEFEGILPEGTHRIWKAQEQLTVKTDNAGGVLMSVNQEKAKEMGEPGKEEEVRIAAKPNVLR from the coding sequence ATGAAATGGCTAAGAAAGAAGAATAATCACCAGCCATCGCTTTCAATAGAGCAACAACGAACCGAAAAGTTGGCAGAATTGGGCGCTCAACTTTTGGCTTTGCGTCAAGAAAAGGGCTTATCTCTAGAGCAAGTGGTTGTATTAACCAGAATTCCTCAACGATTATTACAGGCGATCGAAGAAGGTAATATAAACGATCTCCCAGAACCAGTCTATATTCAGGGTTTGATCAGGCAATTTGCCGATGCTCTAGGCTTGAATGGAGTAGAATTTTCTGGCACTTTTCCGATCAGTTCTGCACAATTAAATCCTCAAGGTATGGGGAATACTTCACCCATTAATCAACTACGTCCGATTCACCTTTACTTTCTTTACGTATTGCTAATCGTATGCTCTGTAAATGGGTTGTCTCAGTTATTAAATAACGCGGTACTACAAGCAAGTAATAGCCAAAACCAAATATACCCAAAACAAAAATCCATTGTTAACCCAGAGCCAACCCAACCAAAAGATTCCCTAAAAGTTCAACCTGTCAGTAATCCCCTTGACGGCGGACAAGAGGGACAGGTTGTACAAATTGGTGTCACTTTGAAAGCGTCATCTTGGATTCGCGTCATAGCCGATGGTAAAACCGAGTTTGAGGGTATTCTTCCAGAAGGAACTCACCGGATTTGGAAAGCTCAAGAGCAACTGACAGTGAAAACTGATAATGCTGGTGGTGTATTGATGAGCGTCAATCAGGAGAAAGCTAAGGAAATGGGAGAGCCAGGGAAAGAGGAAGAAGTTAGGATTGCTGCCAAGCCTAATGTTTTGAGATAA
- the malQ gene encoding 4-alpha-glucanotransferase, whose amino-acid sequence MPFPRSSGILLHPTSFPSRFGVGDLGLEAYRFIDFLKDTHQQYWQVLPLGPTGYGNSPYMCYSAMAGNPLLISPEKLRDEGLLSEEDFAHLPGFPVEKVDFDQVVPIKIGLLKKACENFRANATPIQQKEFEGFCDSKAYWLENYALFMALKDAHNGASWHTWEAEFFKRKPEALAQAEDRLNGDIFYYKFVQFEFFRQWSDLKNYANMRGIDIIGDIPIYVSHDSADVWAHPDIFCLDEETGEAAQMAGVPPDYFSATGQLWGNPVYNWEELQKQDFKWWVQRFEAMLDYVDIIRIDHFRGFEAYWSVPKGEETAMNGEWVEAPGDAFFAAIREKLGKLPVLAEDLGVITPEVEALRDKYEFPGMKVLQFAFGSDPGNPFLPFNYPRNAVVYTGTHDNDTTVGWFNSANDNEKHNLWLYLGSISPEGIQWDLIRLALSSIANQAIIPLQDVLGLGNEARMNFPSTAEGNWGWRYQAEALRDELRDRLKVLTRLNGRAPQEN is encoded by the coding sequence ATGCCTTTTCCTAGATCCAGTGGTATTTTGCTGCATCCTACATCCTTTCCCAGTCGATTTGGCGTTGGAGATTTAGGCTTAGAAGCCTATCGCTTTATTGATTTTCTCAAAGATACCCATCAACAATATTGGCAAGTTTTACCCCTAGGCCCCACTGGATATGGTAATTCCCCGTATATGTGCTACTCGGCAATGGCAGGAAATCCCCTGTTGATTAGCCCAGAAAAACTACGAGATGAGGGTTTGCTATCTGAAGAAGACTTTGCTCATTTACCAGGATTTCCGGTAGAAAAGGTAGACTTTGACCAGGTTGTGCCAATTAAGATTGGGCTACTTAAAAAAGCCTGTGAAAACTTTAGAGCCAATGCTACGCCTATCCAGCAGAAAGAGTTTGAAGGTTTTTGCGACAGCAAAGCCTACTGGCTAGAGAATTACGCCTTATTTATGGCGCTGAAAGATGCCCATAATGGTGCAAGCTGGCATACATGGGAAGCAGAATTTTTCAAGCGTAAACCTGAAGCATTAGCTCAAGCAGAGGATCGGCTCAACGGAGATATTTTTTATTACAAGTTCGTCCAATTTGAGTTTTTCCGGCAGTGGTCAGACCTGAAAAACTATGCCAATATGCGCGGTATTGACATTATTGGCGATATCCCTATTTACGTATCTCACGATAGTGCTGACGTGTGGGCACATCCCGATATCTTTTGCTTAGACGAAGAGACAGGAGAAGCTGCTCAAATGGCGGGAGTCCCACCAGATTACTTTAGCGCCACCGGTCAATTGTGGGGCAACCCAGTTTATAACTGGGAGGAATTGCAAAAACAAGACTTTAAATGGTGGGTGCAACGCTTTGAAGCAATGCTAGATTATGTCGATATAATTCGCATTGACCACTTCCGAGGCTTCGAGGCATATTGGTCAGTACCCAAAGGCGAAGAAACTGCCATGAATGGCGAATGGGTGGAAGCACCTGGAGACGCTTTTTTTGCAGCGATTAGGGAGAAGTTGGGCAAGCTACCCGTCTTGGCAGAAGATTTGGGAGTAATTACACCAGAGGTAGAAGCGCTCCGAGACAAGTATGAATTTCCTGGAATGAAGGTTTTGCAGTTTGCCTTTGGTTCTGATCCCGGTAATCCATTCTTACCATTCAATTACCCGCGAAATGCTGTAGTTTATACCGGCACTCACGATAATGACACAACTGTAGGCTGGTTCAATTCAGCTAATGATAACGAAAAGCATAACTTATGGCTTTATTTAGGTTCTATTAGTCCTGAAGGCATCCAGTGGGATTTAATTCGCCTAGCTTTGAGTTCTATAGCTAATCAAGCGATTATTCCCTTGCAAGATGTTTTGGGATTAGGAAACGAAGCGCGGATGAATTTTCCTAGTACTGCTGAGGGTAACTGGGGGTGGCGCTATCAAGCAGAAGCGTTGAGAGATGAATTACGCGATCGCTTAAAAGTTCTTACCAGACTTAATGGACGTGCGCCGCAAGAAAATTAA
- a CDS encoding NUDIX hydrolase, with product MTYRNPAPTVDIIIELVDRPHRPIVLIERHNLPLGWAIPGGFVDYGEAVEVAARREAEEETGLQVELVEQLLVYSDPNRDPRQHTISIVFLATATGEPKAGDDAKGVGIFEYWCVPGNLCFDHDRILRDYWRYRHYGIRPRLG from the coding sequence ATGACTTACCGAAATCCTGCACCGACAGTTGATATCATCATTGAACTAGTAGATCGACCTCATCGGCCAATAGTGTTAATTGAAAGACATAATCTACCTTTAGGTTGGGCTATTCCTGGTGGGTTTGTAGATTATGGGGAAGCCGTGGAAGTGGCGGCCCGGCGAGAAGCTGAGGAAGAAACGGGTTTGCAGGTGGAATTAGTTGAACAATTACTGGTGTATTCTGACCCCAATCGCGATCCGCGTCAGCATACGATTAGCATCGTGTTTTTGGCGACAGCGACGGGGGAACCAAAGGCTGGGGATGATGCCAAGGGTGTAGGAATTTTTGAGTATTGGTGTGTGCCGGGGAATTTATGTTTTGACCACGATCGCATTCTGCGCGATTATTGGCGATATCGGCATTATGGGATACGTCCGAGGTTGGGGTAA
- a CDS encoding type II toxin-antitoxin system VapC family toxin — MYLLDTNHCSRIIFGETNVIRRLQEHIGLGVATSVIVQGELLYMVQKSSQQEANLRFVRTFLQTIDLYPISGGVADVYGSLKGEIVEHFGPKDKAKRRKFTVQDLGFSDNDLWIASTALHYNLTVVSGDSDFQRIQQVQTLALESWL; from the coding sequence ATGTACCTCTTAGACACCAACCATTGTAGCCGGATCATTTTTGGAGAAACAAACGTCATTCGTCGGTTACAAGAACACATCGGTTTAGGGGTTGCAACTAGCGTTATTGTGCAAGGTGAACTCCTTTACATGGTGCAAAAGTCTTCTCAACAAGAAGCAAATCTTCGCTTTGTCAGAACTTTTCTGCAAACTATTGACCTTTACCCGATTAGTGGAGGGGTTGCCGATGTTTACGGTAGCCTCAAAGGGGAAATTGTCGAACATTTTGGCCCCAAAGACAAAGCAAAGCGTAGAAAGTTTACAGTTCAAGATTTGGGTTTTAGCGATAACGACTTGTGGATAGCATCAACCGCTCTGCACTATAACCTCACCGTCGTCTCAGGAGACAGCGATTTTCAAAGGATACAACAGGTGCAAACCTTAGCCTTAGAATCTTGGCTTTGA
- a CDS encoding Rid family detoxifying hydrolase yields the protein MDAEEFLERYAAGTRQFHKGNRQGIDLKGADLSEIDLFSSNWNGADLSEATLIRAKLNSTSLSRASLTNANLSGIEGSSINLSWADLSDADLSYANLSNANLSGADFTRANFTQVKLTEVNFSGANLQKAKLRGVTLEKCNLSEVNLAEADLVRVSLERANLNKACLQGANLERACLLYANLMMANLDGTNLKKANLTGANIYGATFKNADLTGAIMPDGEIYKPIAAEAEIGKQETSLEKVISMTRKVINTDNAPAPVGPYNQAIAASGQFLFIAGQIAIDPRLGDVVYTDDVKKQTEQVLANLEAILTAAGATFEDVVKTTVFLADMNDFTAVNAVYAKYFPENTAPARACVQVSRLPKDVLVEIDAIAVISG from the coding sequence ATGGATGCTGAGGAATTTTTGGAAAGATACGCAGCAGGGACACGGCAGTTTCATAAAGGAAATCGCCAAGGCATAGACCTTAAAGGTGCAGACCTAAGTGAGATAGACCTATTTAGTTCAAATTGGAATGGAGCAGATTTGAGTGAGGCAACCCTAATTAGGGCAAAACTTAATAGTACAAGCCTCAGTAGAGCATCTCTAACAAATGCAAATTTGAGTGGAATAGAAGGTTCTTCAATCAATCTTAGTTGGGCAGACCTCAGTGATGCGGACTTAAGTTATGCAAACTTGAGTAATGCAAATCTAAGTGGAGCAGACTTTACTAGAGCCAACTTTACTCAGGTAAAGCTAACTGAAGTAAATTTTTCCGGTGCAAATCTCCAGAAAGCTAAACTTCGGGGAGTCACTTTGGAGAAATGTAATTTATCAGAGGTCAATTTAGCTGAGGCAGATTTAGTCAGAGTTTCCTTAGAACGAGCAAACCTTAATAAAGCATGTCTACAAGGCGCAAATCTAGAAAGAGCTTGTCTTTTATATGCAAACCTAATGATGGCAAACCTTGATGGTACAAACCTGAAAAAGGCAAATTTAACTGGAGCAAATATCTATGGGGCAACCTTTAAAAATGCTGACCTGACTGGTGCGATAATGCCAGATGGAGAGATTTACAAACCGATCGCAGCTGAAGCGGAAATCGGTAAACAGGAAACATCGTTAGAGAAAGTAATATCTATGACCCGTAAAGTAATTAATACTGATAACGCACCCGCTCCAGTCGGCCCTTATAATCAAGCGATCGCAGCTTCAGGTCAATTTTTATTCATCGCCGGACAAATTGCCATCGATCCCCGCCTTGGTGATGTTGTCTACACTGATGATGTCAAAAAGCAAACTGAGCAGGTATTAGCTAACCTTGAAGCCATCCTCACGGCAGCCGGTGCAACTTTTGAAGATGTGGTGAAAACCACCGTATTTCTAGCTGATATGAATGATTTCACGGCGGTGAATGCCGTTTATGCTAAATATTTCCCGGAAAATACAGCCCCAGCGCGGGCTTGTGTTCAGGTATCGCGCTTACCTAAAGATGTGTTGGTAGAGATTGATGCGATCGCTGTAATTAGCGGTTAG
- a CDS encoding phosphate/phosphite/phosphonate ABC transporter substrate-binding protein — translation MSVRKKSLLGAGAAFAVLTGLVVSTVGAMQATIANPTTNQQTPRLLAQGQKTLTIVFPSRADSTDLQNKANAVGAFLSKELGIPVVAQVGDDTAAVEALRANRADVAFLSSRPALKAKQLANASLYLAEVRSTYSGRYTYSSTFVVPKNSPLKTQNSAKATLEQLRGKKMAFTSPTSGSGFIIPVAELVKQKFVPNRDRLDDFFGQVSYGGNYSKALQAVVRGQADVAVVSEYALNPPYITAEEKSQLRVLHKITGVPAHGIAIDDDVPAPTREKIINALLKLNQSQNNKLLSDLYNSTELVRINHDRHLATIRDALQIAGIEP, via the coding sequence ATGAGTGTGAGGAAAAAGAGCTTATTGGGCGCTGGCGCGGCATTTGCAGTGCTTACAGGTTTAGTCGTCAGCACAGTAGGGGCTATGCAGGCAACGATCGCCAACCCCACCACTAATCAACAGACACCACGCTTACTCGCTCAAGGGCAGAAGACTTTAACAATAGTTTTTCCCAGTCGTGCTGATTCTACAGACTTGCAAAATAAGGCAAATGCGGTAGGAGCTTTTTTATCGAAAGAGTTAGGAATTCCAGTCGTCGCCCAAGTTGGTGATGATACAGCTGCTGTAGAAGCTTTAAGAGCAAATCGGGCTGATGTCGCTTTTTTAAGTAGCCGTCCAGCTTTGAAAGCGAAACAATTAGCAAACGCCAGCTTGTATCTAGCCGAAGTTCGTTCAACTTATTCTGGAAGATACACCTATAGCTCAACATTTGTTGTCCCTAAGAATAGTCCCCTAAAAACTCAAAATTCAGCTAAAGCCACTTTAGAACAACTACGGGGCAAGAAAATGGCTTTTACTTCCCCTACTTCTGGCTCTGGGTTTATTATCCCTGTCGCTGAGTTGGTCAAACAAAAATTTGTACCCAACCGCGATCGCTTAGATGATTTCTTTGGTCAAGTTTCTTATGGCGGCAATTACAGCAAAGCCTTACAAGCAGTTGTGCGCGGTCAAGCTGATGTGGCTGTTGTGTCAGAATATGCTCTGAATCCACCTTATATCACCGCCGAAGAAAAGAGTCAGTTACGGGTTCTGCACAAAATTACTGGTGTACCTGCCCACGGTATTGCCATTGATGATGATGTTCCAGCCCCAACACGGGAAAAAATCATCAACGCTTTACTGAAATTAAATCAGTCGCAAAATAATAAGTTGTTAAGCGACTTGTATAATTCCACAGAATTAGTGCGAATTAACCACGATCGTCACCTAGCAACCATCCGTGACGCTCTGCAAATCGCTGGCATTGAACCATAA
- a CDS encoding ATP-binding cassette domain-containing protein encodes MNDYVIECHNLETAYTPSLNRPILNGINCQIKRGEFAVLLGLNGAGKSTLLRSLVGLVPSVRGELLVNNVEMNSRTLPKIRRDVGMLFQGGGLIRQLSALENVLCGCLGKRTTWQTLLGFSKRDRLLALNLLEQLGLGELAFQKTSQLSGGQQQRVAIARTLIQSPQILLVDEPITGLDVVASQQVMETLSELHTQQGMTIVAVLHDLGIAEKYAQRAIVLDAGRVVYQGLCDNLQAQFAKVSA; translated from the coding sequence ATGAATGATTATGTTATTGAGTGTCATAACCTAGAGACAGCTTATACTCCTTCTCTGAATCGTCCTATTCTCAATGGGATTAATTGCCAGATTAAACGGGGTGAATTTGCCGTTTTGCTGGGGCTAAACGGTGCTGGTAAGTCTACATTACTACGATCGCTAGTTGGACTAGTGCCATCAGTAAGAGGAGAATTGCTCGTCAATAATGTTGAGATGAATTCCCGAACACTGCCAAAAATTCGGCGCGATGTTGGGATGTTATTTCAAGGTGGCGGATTGATTCGGCAGTTATCAGCACTGGAAAATGTCTTGTGCGGATGCCTTGGTAAAAGAACAACTTGGCAAACACTGTTGGGATTTTCCAAACGCGATCGCTTGTTGGCACTAAATTTATTAGAACAGTTAGGACTGGGAGAGTTAGCTTTTCAAAAAACCAGTCAATTAAGTGGCGGACAACAACAACGAGTAGCGATCGCTCGGACTTTAATTCAATCACCGCAAATTCTCTTAGTTGATGAACCCATCACTGGCTTAGATGTTGTCGCATCGCAACAAGTCATGGAAACTCTATCTGAATTGCACACTCAGCAAGGTATGACTATTGTTGCAGTTTTGCACGATTTGGGAATCGCAGAAAAATACGCCCAACGAGCGATCGTCTTAGATGCTGGACGCGTCGTTTACCAAGGACTTTGTGACAACTTACAAGCTCAATTTGCGAAAGTTTCTGCTTAA
- the phnE gene encoding phosphonate ABC transporter, permease protein PhnE yields the protein MSYFFKSKRLRFYPWLSSLLISLIVVVVYGWALRGLKLDFELLSSSWPYITDFITRLFPPDWKVLDIAVKALIETVQMSLWGTTIGAILSVPIAIASASNVAPGWLRSLANLLQNTVRSVPSIILGLIFVAATGLGAPAGTLALGIYTIGYLAKFYQQAIEAVDPRSLESLEVIGASKLQIAQYGILPQVLPLGLGYTFWMFEYNIRAASVLGVVGAGGIGFQLKSYIDGFEYTKATTMMLVLLVVVTVIDAFSSQLRHRLDSM from the coding sequence ATGAGTTACTTTTTTAAGTCAAAACGCTTACGCTTCTACCCTTGGCTAAGTTCTCTACTCATCTCATTAATTGTTGTGGTAGTTTATGGTTGGGCTTTGCGAGGACTCAAACTCGATTTTGAACTGCTAAGTTCTAGCTGGCCATACATCACCGATTTTATTACCCGGTTATTTCCTCCCGATTGGAAAGTTTTAGATATTGCAGTTAAGGCATTAATTGAAACTGTACAGATGTCTTTATGGGGAACTACCATTGGGGCAATTCTTTCTGTACCGATTGCTATAGCTAGCGCCAGCAACGTTGCGCCTGGGTGGTTGCGATCGCTAGCTAATTTGCTGCAAAATACTGTACGTTCTGTCCCCTCAATTATTCTGGGGCTAATTTTTGTTGCCGCCACTGGCTTAGGCGCACCAGCAGGAACTTTAGCTTTGGGAATCTACACCATCGGCTACCTTGCCAAATTTTATCAACAGGCAATTGAAGCAGTTGATCCGCGTTCTCTTGAATCGTTGGAAGTTATCGGAGCCTCCAAGTTACAGATTGCTCAATACGGCATTCTCCCGCAAGTGCTACCTCTGGGATTGGGTTACACCTTTTGGATGTTTGAGTACAACATCCGTGCTGCTTCTGTCTTGGGTGTAGTTGGTGCAGGTGGTATTGGCTTTCAGTTAAAAAGTTACATCGACGGGTTCGAGTACACCAAAGCAACAACCATGATGCTAGTGCTTTTGGTAGTCGTCACTGTAATTGATGCTTTTAGTAGCCAATTACGTCATCGGCTCGATTCTATGTAA
- a CDS encoding transposase — MKKIPQTDAIFDNVFQENQASDENPKSLRVSIDTKAKVKIGNLSRGGKARTLEAKAADDHDTQWEAVLVPFGILNTHSEKLTIYLGQSAETSDFIVDCLTAWWYENQHDYQDYDEWVIDLDGGAATRSNRTQFIKRMVELSQAINLRIRLIYYPPYHSKYNPIERCWAALENYWNGAILDSIEVAIKWASNMTWKGIAPIVHRVEATYEKGIKVLSQELEHYQTFWQPSETLPSYTLLMLLHTLH; from the coding sequence TTGAAAAAGATTCCGCAAACAGATGCCATTTTCGACAATGTGTTTCAGGAAAATCAGGCATCGGATGAGAATCCCAAATCGTTGCGAGTCTCTATCGATACTAAAGCCAAGGTGAAGATTGGCAATCTTTCCAGAGGTGGTAAAGCTCGAACACTGGAAGCAAAAGCTGCGGATGACCACGATACACAGTGGGAGGCAGTCTTAGTTCCTTTTGGCATTCTCAACACACACAGTGAAAAGCTTACGATTTACTTAGGTCAGTCGGCTGAAACCAGTGATTTTATTGTCGATTGTTTAACTGCTTGGTGGTATGAGAATCAACACGATTACCAAGATTATGATGAATGGGTGATTGACCTTGATGGTGGTGCAGCAACTCGCAGTAACCGCACACAGTTTATCAAACGTATGGTTGAACTGTCTCAAGCAATTAATTTAAGAATCCGACTGATTTACTATCCTCCGTACCATAGCAAGTACAATCCCATAGAGAGGTGTTGGGCAGCCCTAGAGAACTATTGGAATGGCGCAATTCTGGATTCGATTGAAGTTGCCATCAAGTGGGCTTCCAATATGACTTGGAAAGGGATTGCACCCATTGTTCACCGTGTTGAAGCAACCTATGAAAAAGGAATCAAGGTTCTCTCACAAGAGTTAGAACACTACCAAACCTTCTGGCAACCTTCCGAAACTCTACCTAGCTATACACTGCTAATGCTGCTGCATACGCTTCACTAG